A window of Auraticoccus monumenti contains these coding sequences:
- a CDS encoding APC family permease, with protein MTRNVHEETTSVSGEQPTELKRVIGPGLLLLFIVGDILGTGVYSLTGKVAAQVGGAVWLPFLCAFVVAFLTAFSYLELVTKYPRAGGAAIYTHRAFRIHFLTFLVTFAVMCSGLTSASSAAKAFAGNLFAAVGVDEPTGWVLLIAALGFMTAVALVNLRGVGESVKANVVLTCIELSGLLIVIGVGAWALARGVGETGRLTEFNVPEGDTAFGAVTAATALAFFAMVGFEDSVNMAEETKNPSKIFPRYMIIGLLVTGVIYVLVAISSVALVSPEELGEGTTPLLKVVEAGAPGFPIAVFAWISMFAVANSALINMLMASRLLYGMARENVLPRPLGMVLPGRRTPAVAIVFTTLLAFALIALADLTALGGTTSLILLCVFTVVNITVLVLRRDRVEHQHFHTPAVVPVIGAILCAYLASPLSGRASADYEVAGWLMLIGVALGVITLLVNKYVLHQKADIGSKQIDPRTPHR; from the coding sequence ATGACGAGGAACGTCCACGAGGAGACGACGTCCGTCTCCGGTGAGCAACCCACCGAGCTCAAGCGCGTGATCGGGCCCGGTCTCCTGCTGCTGTTCATCGTCGGGGACATCCTCGGCACCGGCGTGTACTCCCTGACCGGCAAGGTGGCCGCCCAGGTGGGCGGCGCGGTGTGGCTGCCCTTCCTGTGCGCCTTCGTGGTGGCCTTCCTCACCGCCTTCAGCTACCTGGAGCTGGTGACGAAGTACCCACGGGCCGGCGGCGCGGCGATCTACACCCACCGCGCGTTCAGGATCCACTTCCTCACCTTCCTGGTGACCTTCGCGGTGATGTGCTCGGGCCTGACCTCGGCCTCCAGCGCCGCCAAGGCCTTCGCCGGCAACCTGTTCGCCGCGGTCGGCGTGGACGAGCCGACCGGCTGGGTGCTGCTGATCGCCGCGCTCGGCTTCATGACCGCGGTGGCGCTGGTGAACCTCCGCGGCGTGGGGGAGAGCGTCAAGGCCAACGTGGTGCTCACCTGCATCGAGCTGAGCGGGCTGCTGATCGTCATCGGCGTCGGGGCCTGGGCGCTGGCCCGCGGGGTCGGCGAGACGGGGCGGCTGACGGAGTTCAACGTCCCCGAGGGGGACACCGCCTTCGGGGCGGTGACCGCCGCCACGGCGCTGGCCTTCTTCGCCATGGTGGGCTTCGAGGACTCGGTGAACATGGCCGAGGAGACCAAGAACCCGAGCAAGATCTTCCCCCGCTACATGATCATCGGCCTGCTGGTCACCGGCGTGATCTACGTGCTGGTGGCCATCTCCTCGGTGGCGCTGGTCTCGCCCGAGGAGCTCGGGGAGGGGACCACCCCGCTGCTCAAGGTGGTCGAGGCCGGCGCGCCCGGGTTCCCGATCGCGGTCTTCGCCTGGATCTCCATGTTCGCGGTGGCGAACTCGGCCCTGATCAACATGCTGATGGCCAGCCGGCTGCTCTACGGGATGGCCCGGGAGAACGTGCTGCCGCGGCCCCTGGGCATGGTGCTCCCCGGCCGGCGCACCCCCGCGGTGGCCATCGTGTTCACCACCCTGCTCGCCTTCGCGCTGATCGCGCTGGCCGACCTCACCGCCCTCGGCGGCACCACGTCGCTCATCCTGCTGTGCGTGTTCACCGTCGTGAACATCACCGTGCTGGTGCTGCGACGGGACCGGGTCGAGCACCAGCACTTCCACACCCCCGCCGTGGTGCCGGTGATCGGCGCCATCCTCTGCGCCTACCTGGCGAGCCCGCTGTCGGGCCGGGCCTCCGCGGACTACGAGGTGGCCGGCTGGCTGATGCTGATCGGGGTCGCGCTGGGTGTCATCACGCTCCTGGTGAACAAGTACGTGCTGCACCAGAAGGCCGACATCGGCTCCAAGCAGATCGACCCGCGCACCCCGCACCGCTGA
- a CDS encoding zinc-dependent alcohol dehydrogenase has product MKAMTYRGPYRVRVEEKDVPRIEHPNDAIIRMTMASICGSDLHLYHGMMPDTRIGHTFGHEFIGVVEEVGPSVQRLQRGDRVMVPFNIYCGSCWFCARGLYSNCHNVNPNATAVGGIYGYSHTTGGYDGGQAEFVRVPFADVGPSVIPEWLDDEDALMLTDACSTGYFGAQLGDIVEGDTVLVLGAGPVGLYAAKSAWFMGAGRVIVIDHLDYRLERARTFAHAETYNFAEHDDIVVHMKKITDHLGADVAIDCVGAEADGNLTQHLLAAKFTLQGGSPTALNWAIDSVRKGGTVSVMGAYGPIFSAVKFGDALNKGLTLRMNQAPVKRQWPRLLEHIRNGHLKPSELITHRIPLEHIAEGYHMFSAKLDDCVKIAVVPDQA; this is encoded by the coding sequence ATGAAGGCGATGACGTACCGAGGCCCGTACCGGGTGCGCGTGGAGGAGAAGGACGTGCCGCGCATCGAGCACCCCAACGACGCGATCATCCGGATGACCATGGCCTCGATCTGCGGCTCCGACCTGCACCTGTACCACGGGATGATGCCGGACACCCGGATCGGTCACACCTTCGGCCACGAGTTCATCGGCGTCGTCGAGGAGGTCGGTCCGTCGGTGCAGCGGCTGCAGCGCGGGGACCGGGTGATGGTGCCGTTCAACATCTACTGCGGTTCCTGCTGGTTCTGCGCCCGCGGCCTCTACTCCAACTGCCACAACGTCAACCCCAACGCGACCGCGGTCGGCGGCATCTACGGCTACTCCCACACCACCGGTGGCTACGACGGCGGCCAGGCCGAGTTCGTCCGGGTGCCCTTCGCCGACGTCGGGCCCTCGGTGATCCCGGAGTGGCTGGACGACGAGGACGCCCTGATGCTCACCGACGCCTGCTCGACCGGCTACTTCGGGGCCCAGCTCGGCGACATCGTCGAGGGTGACACCGTGCTGGTGCTGGGCGCCGGTCCGGTCGGGCTGTACGCCGCGAAGTCGGCCTGGTTCATGGGTGCCGGTCGGGTGATCGTGATCGACCACCTGGACTACCGGCTGGAGCGGGCGCGCACCTTCGCCCACGCCGAGACCTACAACTTCGCCGAGCACGACGACATCGTCGTGCACATGAAGAAGATCACCGACCACCTCGGTGCCGACGTGGCGATCGACTGCGTCGGGGCGGAGGCCGACGGCAACCTCACCCAGCACCTGCTGGCGGCCAAGTTCACCCTGCAGGGCGGCTCGCCGACCGCGCTGAACTGGGCGATCGACTCCGTCCGCAAGGGCGGCACGGTCTCGGTGATGGGCGCCTACGGTCCCATCTTCAGCGCGGTGAAGTTCGGGGACGCGCTCAACAAGGGCCTCACGCTGCGGATGAACCAGGCACCGGTGAAGCGGCAGTGGCCCCGGCTGCTCGAGCACATCCGCAACGGTCACCTCAAGCCCAGCGAGCTGATCACCCACCGCATCCCGCTGGAGCACATCGCCGAGGGCTACCACATGTTCTCGGCCAAGCTCGACGACTGCGTGAAGATCGCCGTCGTCCCCGACCAGGCCTGA
- a CDS encoding LysE/ArgO family amino acid transporter, which translates to MDLSVVLTGFVSGAALIVAIGAQNAFVLRQGLRREHVAPVVLLCVLADVVLMSAGAAGLGLLVERLPWLETAARWGGGLFLIGYAVLAIRRAVRPPAALEARERGAGSLTTALLTAAALTFLNPHVYLDTVVLLGALANGHGEDRWQFVLGSASASVVWFSALGFGAYRLAGVLGRPATWRVVDAVIGAMMLVLGLVLLLG; encoded by the coding sequence GTGGATCTCTCCGTGGTGCTGACCGGCTTCGTCAGCGGTGCCGCCCTCATCGTCGCCATCGGTGCGCAGAACGCCTTCGTCCTCCGGCAGGGGCTGCGGCGCGAGCACGTGGCTCCCGTCGTGCTGCTGTGCGTGCTGGCGGACGTGGTGCTGATGAGCGCCGGAGCGGCCGGGCTGGGCCTGCTGGTCGAGCGGTTGCCATGGCTGGAGACGGCAGCCCGGTGGGGCGGTGGGCTCTTCCTGATCGGCTACGCGGTGCTGGCCATCCGTCGGGCCGTCCGGCCGCCCGCGGCGCTGGAGGCACGGGAGCGGGGAGCCGGGTCGCTGACCACGGCGCTGCTGACCGCCGCCGCGCTGACCTTCCTCAACCCGCACGTCTACCTCGACACCGTGGTGCTGCTCGGCGCCCTGGCCAACGGTCACGGCGAGGACCGCTGGCAGTTCGTGCTGGGCTCGGCCAGTGCCAGCGTGGTCTGGTTCTCCGCGCTCGGCTTCGGCGCCTACCGGCTGGCCGGCGTGCTGGGGCGACCGGCCACCTGGCGGGTCGTCGACGCGGTCATCGGCGCCATGATGCTGGTGCTCGGCCTGGTGCTGCTGCTCGGCTGA
- a CDS encoding NAD-dependent succinate-semialdehyde dehydrogenase, which produces MTALPFDVPTDLFIGGSWRPATGGRTVDVTDPADGAVLATVADATAEDAVAALDAAAAAQQDWAATAPRERSDVLRAAFDAITARADDFARLMTLEMGKPLAESLGEVTYGAEFLRWFSEEAVRVGGRHGVRPEGGAEMVVRPHPVGPCLLITPWNFPLAMATRKLGPALAAGCTVVLKPATLTPLTTLAAVRVLEQAGLPAGVVNVLTTTDAAAVTEPLMADRRLRKVSFTGSTPVGRTLLGQAAANVLRTSMELGGNAPFLVFDDADLDTAVTAAMQAKFRNVGQACTAANRFLVQRGIADRLVERLTAAVDDLVVGRGTDEGVTIGPLVSDGAVAKCVELVQDAVRRGATLVRGGRALDGPGHFLEPALLTDVPADARICSEEVFGPVLAITVFDTEDEAVALADDTEFGLASYVCTSDLTRARRVVDRLEVGMAAVNLGVLSNAAAPFGGVKQSGLGREGGSEGIAEYQSLRYTLSPL; this is translated from the coding sequence ATGACCGCACTCCCGTTCGACGTCCCCACCGACCTGTTCATCGGGGGGAGCTGGCGACCCGCCACCGGCGGACGCACCGTCGACGTCACCGACCCCGCCGACGGCGCGGTGCTGGCCACCGTCGCCGACGCCACCGCCGAGGACGCCGTCGCCGCCCTCGACGCGGCCGCCGCCGCCCAGCAGGACTGGGCCGCCACCGCACCACGGGAGCGCTCCGACGTCCTCCGCGCCGCCTTCGACGCCATCACCGCGCGCGCCGACGACTTCGCCCGGCTGATGACCCTGGAGATGGGGAAGCCGCTGGCGGAGTCCCTCGGTGAGGTGACCTACGGCGCGGAGTTCCTGCGCTGGTTCAGCGAGGAGGCGGTGCGGGTCGGTGGGCGGCACGGCGTGCGTCCCGAGGGGGGTGCCGAGATGGTGGTGCGACCCCACCCGGTGGGGCCGTGCCTGCTGATCACGCCCTGGAACTTCCCGCTGGCCATGGCCACCCGCAAGCTCGGTCCGGCCCTGGCCGCCGGCTGCACGGTGGTGCTCAAGCCGGCGACGCTCACCCCGCTGACCACGCTGGCCGCGGTCCGGGTGCTGGAGCAGGCCGGTCTGCCGGCGGGGGTGGTGAACGTGCTGACCACCACCGACGCCGCCGCGGTCACCGAGCCCCTGATGGCCGACCGGCGGCTCCGCAAGGTCAGCTTCACCGGCTCCACACCCGTCGGGCGCACGCTGCTCGGCCAGGCCGCCGCGAACGTGCTGCGGACCTCGATGGAGCTGGGCGGCAACGCACCGTTCCTGGTCTTCGACGACGCCGACCTCGACACCGCCGTGACCGCCGCGATGCAGGCCAAGTTCCGCAACGTCGGCCAGGCCTGCACCGCGGCCAACCGCTTCCTGGTCCAGCGGGGGATCGCCGACCGGCTGGTGGAGCGGCTCACGGCGGCCGTGGACGACCTGGTGGTCGGGAGGGGCACCGACGAGGGGGTCACCATCGGGCCGCTGGTCAGCGACGGCGCCGTGGCCAAGTGCGTCGAGCTGGTGCAGGACGCCGTCCGGCGCGGCGCCACCCTGGTGCGGGGCGGCCGGGCCCTGGACGGCCCCGGCCACTTCCTGGAGCCGGCGCTGCTCACCGACGTCCCCGCCGACGCCCGGATCTGCTCGGAGGAGGTGTTCGGCCCGGTGCTGGCCATCACCGTCTTCGACACCGAGGACGAGGCGGTCGCCCTGGCCGACGACACCGAGTTCGGGCTCGCCTCCTACGTCTGCACCTCCGACCTCACCCGGGCCCGGCGGGTGGTGGACCGGCTGGAGGTGGGGATGGCGGCGGTCAACCTCGGGGTGCTCTCCAACGCGGCCGCCCCTTTCGGCGGGGTCAAGCAGTCCGGGCTCGGCCGCGAGGGTGGCAGCGAGGGCATCGCGGAGTACCAGTCGCTGCGCTACACGCTGAGCCCGCTCTGA
- a CDS encoding LysR family transcriptional regulator ArgP, translating to MHLDPAALSTLAVVLRLGSLDAAAQELHLTPSAVSQRLRALENRVGQVLVRRSRPVQPTEGGEVLLRLAAQIELLQAEALTELHAGSDPSAPPTQLAVAVNADSLATWFLPVVADVQTTQHVVLELLRDDERHSAELLRQGRVIGAVTSEPRPIQGCRTVPLGSLRYQAVAAPGWVERWGSGTAVDLGRAPVLVFDRRDTLQHTMLSALGWDGAPPPATSVPSSWDFDRAVRLGIGWGMLPEPTITQALDAGELVALWPGRGHVDVALSWQHWRLESATTTALTTAVVARAAEVLRPPDPVASARPGP from the coding sequence ATGCACCTGGATCCCGCCGCCCTCTCCACCCTGGCCGTCGTGCTGCGGCTGGGCAGCCTCGACGCGGCCGCCCAGGAGCTGCACCTGACGCCGTCGGCGGTGAGCCAGCGGCTCAGGGCCCTGGAGAACCGGGTGGGCCAGGTGCTGGTGCGGCGCAGCCGGCCCGTCCAGCCGACCGAGGGTGGTGAGGTCCTGCTCCGGCTGGCCGCGCAGATCGAGCTGCTCCAGGCCGAGGCGCTGACCGAGCTGCACGCCGGCTCAGACCCGTCCGCGCCGCCGACGCAGCTGGCGGTCGCGGTCAACGCCGACTCGCTGGCGACCTGGTTCCTGCCGGTGGTGGCCGACGTGCAGACGACCCAGCACGTGGTGCTGGAGCTGCTCCGCGACGACGAGCGGCACTCCGCGGAACTCCTCCGCCAGGGCCGGGTGATCGGGGCCGTCACCTCCGAGCCGCGACCCATCCAGGGCTGCCGCACGGTGCCCCTCGGCTCGCTGCGCTACCAGGCCGTCGCGGCCCCCGGGTGGGTCGAGCGCTGGGGGAGCGGGACGGCGGTCGACCTCGGGCGTGCCCCGGTGCTGGTCTTCGACCGCCGGGACACCCTGCAGCACACGATGCTGAGCGCCCTCGGCTGGGACGGCGCGCCCCCGCCGGCGACCAGCGTCCCCTCCTCGTGGGACTTCGACCGGGCGGTGCGGCTGGGCATCGGCTGGGGGATGCTGCCCGAGCCGACCATCACCCAGGCCCTGGACGCCGGTGAGCTGGTCGCGCTGTGGCCCGGACGGGGACACGTGGACGTCGCCCTCTCCTGGCAGCACTGGCGGCTCGAGTCCGCGACCACGACCGCCCTGACGACGGCCGTCGTGGCCCGGGCGGCCGAGGTCCTCCGCCCGCCGGACCCAGTCGCGTCGGCCCGGCCTGGTCCCTAG
- a CDS encoding FMN-binding glutamate synthase family protein, whose amino-acid sequence MTSTSRRRARLAAALPAAALAGVAVHDLVQRRHAVLRNFPVLGRARYLLEKIGPELRQYIVAGNDEERPFSRDQRRWVYSSAKLENNYFGFGTDNDVEHGTGWPVILHRTFPDPVPVTAHHEDDRAPLPSAKVLGGPRGRRHAFRPESVVNISAMSFGSLSGAAVRAMNAGAALAGSLHNTGEGGLSEHHRQGGGLVLQIGTGYFGCRDADGRLDLDALTRVVESAPVRAIEIKLSQGAKPGLGGVLPAAKVTPEIAAIRGIPLGQDCVSPSRHSAFGDVDQMLDVVEEMAARTGLPVGVKSAVGEMSFWHRLVELMADGQRGVDFVTVDGGEGGTGAAPLIFSDSVALPFRAGFARVQAVFTEAGLAERVTFIGAGKLGLPDNALVAFALGADMVNVGREAMLAVGCIQAQKCHTDTCPTGVATQSRWLQRGLDPELKSVRLANYVRTLRRDLLKVSHACGVAHPGLITTDLIELMDGPLSSTSLTRSAGYRPGWGLPSAADRAEIVRLMTRLGEEPEHRAQGSEPVDSQRTGLGD is encoded by the coding sequence ATGACGTCGACGTCCCGCCGCAGGGCCCGGCTGGCCGCGGCCCTCCCGGCCGCCGCCCTGGCCGGGGTGGCCGTGCACGACCTCGTCCAGCGACGTCACGCGGTGCTGCGCAACTTCCCGGTGCTCGGCCGGGCCCGCTACCTGCTGGAGAAGATCGGCCCGGAGCTGCGCCAGTACATCGTGGCCGGCAACGACGAGGAGCGGCCCTTCAGCCGCGACCAGCGGCGCTGGGTCTACAGCTCGGCCAAGCTGGAGAACAACTACTTCGGATTCGGCACCGACAACGACGTCGAGCACGGCACCGGCTGGCCGGTCATCCTGCACCGCACCTTCCCCGACCCGGTGCCGGTCACCGCGCACCACGAGGACGACCGGGCCCCGCTGCCCTCGGCCAAGGTGCTCGGCGGGCCGCGCGGGCGGCGGCACGCCTTCCGGCCGGAGTCGGTGGTCAACATCTCCGCGATGAGCTTCGGGTCGCTGTCGGGGGCCGCCGTGCGGGCGATGAACGCCGGCGCCGCGCTGGCCGGGAGCCTGCACAACACCGGCGAGGGCGGCCTGTCCGAGCACCACCGCCAGGGCGGGGGTCTGGTGCTGCAGATCGGCACCGGCTACTTCGGCTGCCGCGACGCCGACGGCCGCCTCGACCTGGACGCCCTCACCCGTGTGGTGGAGAGCGCTCCGGTCCGCGCGATCGAGATCAAGCTGAGCCAGGGTGCCAAGCCCGGGCTGGGCGGCGTCCTCCCCGCGGCCAAGGTCACCCCTGAGATCGCCGCCATCCGCGGCATCCCGCTCGGTCAGGACTGCGTCAGCCCGTCACGGCACAGCGCCTTCGGCGACGTCGACCAGATGCTCGACGTGGTCGAGGAGATGGCCGCGCGGACCGGGCTGCCCGTGGGCGTGAAGTCCGCGGTGGGGGAGATGTCGTTCTGGCACCGGCTGGTGGAGCTGATGGCCGACGGGCAGCGCGGGGTCGACTTCGTCACCGTCGACGGCGGCGAGGGCGGCACGGGTGCGGCCCCGCTGATCTTCAGCGACTCGGTGGCCCTGCCCTTCCGCGCCGGGTTCGCACGGGTGCAGGCGGTCTTCACCGAGGCCGGTCTGGCCGAGCGCGTCACCTTCATCGGCGCCGGCAAGCTGGGGCTGCCCGACAACGCCCTGGTCGCCTTCGCCCTCGGGGCGGACATGGTCAACGTGGGCCGTGAGGCGATGCTGGCCGTCGGCTGCATCCAGGCCCAGAAGTGCCACACCGACACCTGTCCCACCGGGGTGGCCACCCAGAGCCGCTGGCTGCAGCGCGGTCTGGACCCCGAGCTCAAGTCGGTGCGGCTGGCCAACTACGTCCGCACCCTGCGCCGGGACCTGCTCAAGGTCTCCCACGCCTGCGGGGTCGCGCACCCGGGTCTGATCACCACCGACCTGATCGAGCTGATGGACGGCCCGCTCAGCAGCACCAGCCTCACCCGGAGCGCCGGTTACCGACCCGGGTGGGGGCTGCCCTCGGCGGCCGACCGCGCCGAGATCGTCCGGTTGATGACCCGCCTCGGCGAGGAGCCCGAGCACCGGGCCCAGGGCTCGGAGCCGGTGGACAGCCAGCGCACCGGTCTCGGCGACTGA
- a CDS encoding ATP-grasp domain-containing protein yields the protein MSAPMVYALHENPEWWPPFADAFAAEGVPVTEWVLTQGVLDLDQAPPDGVFWSRMSASSHTRGHGLSKDHTRAVLSWLEAHGRRTVNGRRVLELEMSKVDQLTALRAAGIDTPRTVAAVGREQVLAAARSVPGPFVTKHNQGGKGLGVRRFEDVEELAEHLAGPESEEPVDGITLVQEFVQAAEPRITRVELVAGELVYAIDADTAHGGFQLCPADACAIDPATGRPLLPPGATLAPEPDQQLFTLREDVDPALVARYQAFARRTGLEVCGIEFIEAADGRVLTYDVNTNTNYNAAVEAVAPRSGPRTLARYLGSLTA from the coding sequence GTGAGCGCACCCATGGTCTACGCCCTGCACGAGAACCCCGAGTGGTGGCCCCCGTTCGCCGACGCCTTCGCCGCCGAGGGCGTCCCGGTGACGGAGTGGGTGCTGACCCAGGGAGTCCTCGACCTGGACCAGGCACCACCGGACGGCGTCTTCTGGTCCCGGATGAGCGCCTCCTCCCACACCCGGGGCCACGGGTTGTCCAAGGACCACACCCGGGCGGTGCTCTCCTGGCTGGAGGCGCACGGGCGCCGCACCGTCAACGGCCGCCGGGTGCTGGAGCTGGAGATGAGCAAGGTCGACCAGCTCACCGCGCTCCGCGCCGCGGGGATCGACACCCCGCGCACGGTGGCCGCGGTCGGGCGCGAGCAGGTGCTGGCCGCCGCTCGCTCGGTCCCCGGGCCCTTCGTGACCAAGCACAACCAGGGCGGCAAGGGGCTCGGGGTGCGCCGCTTCGAGGACGTCGAGGAGCTCGCCGAGCACCTGGCCGGGCCGGAGTCGGAGGAGCCCGTCGACGGCATCACCCTGGTCCAGGAGTTTGTGCAGGCCGCGGAGCCGCGGATCACCCGGGTGGAGCTGGTGGCCGGTGAGCTGGTCTACGCCATCGACGCCGACACCGCCCACGGCGGCTTCCAGCTGTGCCCGGCCGACGCCTGCGCGATCGACCCGGCCACCGGACGCCCGCTGCTGCCACCCGGGGCCACCCTGGCCCCCGAGCCGGACCAGCAGCTCTTCACCCTCCGCGAGGACGTCGACCCCGCGCTGGTGGCCCGCTACCAGGCCTTCGCCCGCCGGACCGGGCTGGAGGTCTGCGGCATCGAGTTCATCGAGGCCGCCGACGGACGCGTGCTCACCTACGACGTGAACACCAACACCAACTACAACGCCGCCGTCGAGGCCGTGGCCCCGCGCTCCGGTCCCCGCACGCTGGCCCGCTACCTCGGCTCGCTGACCGCCTAG
- a CDS encoding endo-1,4-beta-xylanase — MHLSHLRPLRRLVGSAMALGLLATAVVGTTAAPAEARPAAEKASRLDTLRDWAPRKVEIGSAVAGGGHHTTADYPEPFPNDPTYRAVLAEQFSSLTPENQMKWNYIHPEPDRYDFAQADAIVAFAEENQQVVRGHTLFWHSQNPGWLEEGDHSPEELRAILKDHVDTVVGRYAGRIQQWDVANEIFDDSGALRTEDNIWIRELGPGIVADVFRWTHAADPEARLFLNDYNVEGPNAKADAYYALVQELLADGVPVHGFGVQAHLGLQYGFDGRMQANLQRFDDLGLATAVTELDVRGPVGADGQLSPELRQRQADWYSQALEACLGVDGCRSFTVWGVLDQHSWVPGTFPGQGDALIMEDDYERKPSYCALQETLAESTRPGERRWERVSPHLACADLD; from the coding sequence ATGCACCTGTCCCACCTCCGTCCCCTCCGCCGGCTCGTCGGCTCCGCCATGGCCCTGGGCCTCCTGGCCACCGCCGTGGTGGGCACCACCGCCGCACCCGCCGAGGCCCGCCCCGCCGCCGAGAAGGCCAGCCGGCTGGACACGCTGCGCGACTGGGCGCCACGCAAGGTCGAGATCGGCAGCGCCGTGGCCGGCGGTGGTCACCACACCACCGCCGACTACCCCGAGCCCTTCCCCAACGACCCCACCTACCGCGCCGTGCTGGCCGAGCAGTTCAGCTCGCTCACCCCGGAGAACCAGATGAAGTGGAACTACATCCACCCCGAGCCCGACCGCTACGACTTCGCCCAGGCGGACGCCATCGTCGCCTTCGCCGAGGAGAACCAGCAGGTCGTGCGGGGGCACACCCTGTTCTGGCACAGCCAGAACCCCGGGTGGCTGGAGGAGGGCGACCACAGCCCCGAGGAGCTCCGCGCCATCCTCAAGGACCACGTGGACACCGTGGTCGGTCGCTACGCCGGACGCATCCAGCAGTGGGACGTGGCCAACGAGATCTTCGACGACAGCGGCGCCCTGCGCACCGAGGACAACATCTGGATCCGAGAGCTCGGTCCCGGCATCGTCGCCGACGTCTTCCGCTGGACCCACGCCGCCGACCCGGAGGCCCGGCTGTTCCTCAACGACTACAACGTCGAGGGCCCCAACGCCAAGGCCGACGCCTACTACGCGCTGGTCCAGGAGCTGCTCGCCGACGGCGTCCCGGTGCACGGCTTCGGCGTCCAGGCCCACCTGGGGCTGCAGTACGGCTTCGACGGCCGGATGCAGGCCAACCTGCAGCGTTTCGACGACCTGGGGCTGGCCACCGCGGTGACCGAGCTCGACGTCCGTGGCCCCGTGGGCGCGGACGGCCAGCTCAGCCCCGAGCTGCGCCAGCGCCAGGCCGACTGGTACTCCCAGGCGCTCGAGGCCTGCCTCGGTGTCGACGGCTGCCGGTCCTTCACCGTGTGGGGTGTGCTCGACCAGCACTCCTGGGTACCGGGCACCTTCCCCGGTCAGGGCGACGCGCTGATCATGGAGGACGACTACGAGCGCAAGCCCTCCTACTGCGCCCTGCAGGAGACGCTGGCTGAGAGCACCCGCCCCGGTGAGCGCCGGTGGGAGCGGGTGTCGCCGCACCTCGCCTGCGCCGACCTCGACTGA
- the glsA gene encoding glutaminase A: protein MTAAADPVLDYDLAGLHARLVQQRGGEVDDSIPELASADPDVVGLAVVTPGGRVVEAGDSDVVFSLQSAVKPFVYALALTDDRDRVAEAVGSEPTGEAFDAIHLESGTGRPANPLVNAGALLTATLVTGDDRAAKSARVLAGLSAFAGTELAHDTTVSRSEQLLGDRNHALGHLMRSEGQLTMDVDEAVGVYADACAVQVSTVSLAVMGATLALGGRNPVTGRRVVSEQVARDTMSVMATCGMYDGSGRWLQRVGFPAKSGVSGSLVAAVPRRLGLGVYSPPIDPTGNSVRGVLACEALSDDLGLHVLQPA from the coding sequence ATGACCGCTGCCGCCGACCCCGTCCTCGACTACGACCTGGCGGGCCTGCACGCCCGGCTGGTGCAGCAGCGCGGCGGTGAGGTCGACGACAGCATCCCCGAGCTCGCCTCGGCCGACCCCGACGTCGTGGGTCTGGCCGTGGTGACCCCCGGGGGCCGCGTCGTCGAGGCCGGGGACAGCGACGTCGTGTTCTCGCTGCAGTCGGCGGTCAAGCCCTTCGTCTACGCCCTGGCGCTGACCGACGACCGCGACCGGGTCGCCGAGGCGGTGGGCAGCGAACCCACCGGCGAGGCCTTCGACGCCATCCACCTCGAGAGCGGGACGGGCCGCCCGGCCAACCCGCTGGTCAACGCGGGTGCGCTGCTGACCGCGACCCTGGTCACCGGGGACGACCGCGCGGCCAAGTCGGCACGGGTGCTGGCCGGGCTGTCGGCCTTCGCCGGCACCGAGCTGGCCCACGACACCACCGTCAGCCGCTCCGAGCAGCTGCTGGGGGACCGCAACCACGCGCTGGGCCACCTGATGCGCTCCGAGGGCCAGCTGACCATGGACGTCGACGAGGCCGTCGGCGTCTACGCCGACGCCTGCGCCGTGCAGGTCAGCACCGTCTCGCTCGCGGTGATGGGCGCCACCCTGGCCCTCGGCGGCCGCAACCCGGTGACCGGTCGGCGGGTGGTCAGCGAGCAGGTGGCCCGCGACACGATGTCGGTGATGGCCACCTGCGGCATGTACGACGGCTCGGGCCGGTGGCTGCAGCGCGTCGGCTTCCCGGCCAAGTCGGGGGTCTCGGGCAGCCTGGTCGCGGCCGTCCCCCGTCGGCTGGGGCTCGGCGTGTACAGCCCGCCGATCGACCCGACCGGCAACAGCGTGCGCGGGGTGCTGGCCTGCGAGGCGCTCAGCGACGACCTCGGCCTGCACGTGCTGCAGCCCGCCTAG